The Ipomoea triloba cultivar NCNSP0323 chromosome 4, ASM357664v1 DNA segment ctatattcacataacatagggggaaaaagtgtcattttccctaattgaaataaataaaccaaCATGGTTTGTGTGATGGTTCAGTACCcttgtcccttaagcatgaAGTTGAGGGTTGGATATGTAAAGCCAAAAATCACATCTGAATTCATACACTGAGATGACGAATACTTAACCATTAATTAAACTGATGAACTGTGACATTTGACAACAAATCAACACACTAATTAGCTAAATTCTAGCAATTAATTCCAAATAGTTTCAACTAAATATTCGGTAGGGCacgtattaattaattaatcatatgtGGCTTAATTAATCATATGTGGCTGCAGTGGCAAGGAAGCAAGACTCTCAACGTAGAAACACATACTAACACACCATATACCACGACGACCTGAGTCGTTCTTTGGGAAATCCAAAGGCACTTCCCTCAGTTCATCTTTTTTTCGATCATAAACATATACTTTCCCCTCGGACCAATTCATAGCATGAAGGAATAATACTTCTTGTGCATTGTTTTTCTGAGAATAGAATGTTAATCCATAACTCGCAATAGTATATGGATATTGAGTATTAATTTGGACAGCAAATGCAGTCATCCATGATTCTTGAATGCCATATTCCTTCATAATCAATACTTGGATTGTTATGGGTATTGAATTTTTCTGTTTGTGAACCGTGCATGCTATGGATAAACAGTCATCTATAACCCCCAACCCGACTATGGGAAAATTTTGTCTCAGTTCGGGAGTGGGCAAGATTTTAAATTCATCACACACAGGATCAAAATATACAATCCTATTCCTATTGCCTCCCGAGAAGTAATCCATATTCGAATGCCAATTCTCTATGTCACTTGCCCACCAGTGAAATGTATTGTGAAATTCCACACCGCCTCTGGTAGAATCCAAGTTATAAGGGAACTGCACTGGTCGCCACTCTTCGTGGTTGAGGCTTGTAGAGATGACAAATGGATTGCCAAATTCACGATCCAGCGGCCCTGGCCCTATTAGGGGGCGAATTGATAGGACGGCCTTGTAATCTCTTGTGCAGGAGTCGTAGCAAAGCCCTCCAAGGAGAACCGAATTTGACTTCTCCGGATATGGCGACTCGAGCACTTTTGTCGAACACCTGGTGGACGGGTTCCACAACAAAATATCTCTCTTAGCCATCAAAAGCACAATCCCGTTGCAAGAACACAAAGAACTTACAGGGTATTCGTCACTTGCACGATTAATCAATGGATAAGCAGCCTCTCCGAACGGCAATTCATGCCTTTGAAGACCAGAATCATGGCTTGTGGATCTAACTAATAAGAATCTGAAATTCCAATTATAATCCTGGCTTTTGGAATCGAGGGAGAGGATTATCACTCGTCGTTGTCCACAATACGAGAGCTTGAAATCTGAGTCGTCTATCAACGAACGCCATTGTTTACAGACACACTGGCACCGGATCACAGCCTTCATCGGCAACTGCAAAAGTATATGCGGAATGATTTCATTAGGAATGTTTGAGAATGGAGTTGAAGCTTCCATGTCGATCGTGCGATACATCAGATCGAATAAGAAGCTGAAGGCGTATTGGAAGTAGCTAgggtttaattatatttgtgaaTTGTGAGACTCCTTTTATAGGCCGGGCTATGGACTAAAATTTTCACCACAAGTCCAacctaaataataaataaaatatgtggcttaatttttttaaattcatcatGGCAATTGTCACTACATTCCAATTGACTACAATGTCATTGCCatcaatttacaattttagtttttgaattatatataatgcaagtacaatatttatttttaataatataaatttgtaattgtacCATATAATTAGTCGCTTATTCATATAGACGGAATTATTTTGGATATTTATAAATGATATGGATTTCACACGTGTGATGCAAATCCTGGCCTGCACGAAAATTTggtgtttcaactttcaaggaTTCCCTAAGTAAGAACCCTTTGATGATCACTTATTCCCTTTCCCTGAATAAATAGatgattcaaaattcaaataaagatTTTACTTTTGGTCAAAATAGAAATAGggtttgaaataataaaattctttcgatctcaaaattctttttaaatttttttttgaacccGGGCACGAAGTCTGAATATTCAATTCAGTATGAATCATAgttaaaatatttcttaatatatttCGTGTTCCAGAGACTAGAAGAAATATCTGACGAAGTAGAATCATCTTTATCAAGATGACAGCCCAAGATGACAGCCCAATTCTCTGTACTATCAATAGGATCCATTAGAACAAGTCACACACTCATATTCCAGTTTTGATTGAATTTCTTGTGCTCATAAATGTATAGTTTGGTGTTAAGTCTTGAAAATAGATTGACAATTTAACTCCTCATAGACTTGGGAGAGAATTAATATGATCCACATTATAGATTGGCAAAGTCGAAAATCGGTGTAATGGGCAACTAGTCTAGTAGTCTGATATAATTGGCCTTAGCAGCTAACTGGTTTTTACTTTATGTTGGCACACTGCACTTTCATGAATCGAAGATTCACTTTCTGAATTGTCTTCAAcactattttaatttgttaccgAAAATAGAACGGTAATGAAATTTTAGAACCGAATGGGAAACGAATGTTGGCTCAAGCTGAAACTCGATCAAACTTTAAAACTTAAGTTGGAATTACCAGATTTCATATAACTCGAGCTCAAGGTTAATTCAAAATTCCTTGAACTCGTGTTCCACCTACCTAACTCCGATGCAATGctacaattaataatataaattgatatattcatacataaataatacaaaCTTGATAGAATTTAGAGTCGaaagtaaaatataaaacttattttcaaacattaaaaaaaaagtgaaatccTAACATTTCAAATTCTGCTCACCTAAGGATGTGACTCAATGCTCATCAAATTCTTCACCCAAAGAGTATTCTCCTCTGATCTTCATAAATGTTCAAAGCCTCGAAcccaataaagaaagcaaaattGATATTCAAAGTCTTGAAATTAAACTGCATAGAGTAAAAGCATTATATGCATGGAATCAGGTGCTAAGAGCCTAAGAAAAGCCTACCAACTCTTTATTTATAGACTTTCATCCATCCAGTTGATATTCTGGACAAGGTGTTGGTGCCGGGGCATGCAAGACTCTCAACATAGAAACACATACTAACAAAGTTTCTACAAACTGGATCTTCCTTCAATTCGTGTTTTGTCCGatcataaatatatacatgcCGCACACACCAACCGACTGTATGCAGGAATAATACTTCTTGTACATTCTTCTTTTGAGAATAGAATGTTAAGCCATAACTCCCATAAATATCTCCAAGTTCAGGCATTTGCATAGTAAATGCAATCATCCATGATTCTTGTCTACCATATTCCTTCATAATCCatattgttttgattttgggttcttcttcctcatcatGAACCAAGCATGCGGCCATGCATAAGCAGTCATCTATAACCCCCAACCCGAATATCGAGAAGTTTTTGCTTAGTTCGGGGGTGGGCAAAGGCAAAATTCTGAATTCATCATGTGCAGGATCAAAATATACGATCTTATTCCTATCCGACGAGTAATTCTTATACCAATCCCAATCTTTCATGTCACTTGCCCACCAATGAAATGTATTGCGAAACTCAAGGCCGGCTCTAACAGATTTCGAGTTACAAGGGAACTGCACTTGTCGCCACTTTTTGTGTTTGAAGCTGGCAGAGATGAAAAATGGATAAAATGGATAGCCAAATTCAAAAGGATCAAATCCAATGGGGTGTATTAATAGGACGACCTTGTAATCGCTAGTGCATGAGTCGTAGCATAGCCCTCCAAGATAAATATGGTTAAACTCCTCCGGATATGGAGACTCGAGCACTTTCGTCGAACACTTGGTGGACGGGTTCCACAACCAAATATCTTCCGTACCCACCCGAAGAAGAAGCACAAGCCCGTTGCAAGAACACAAAACTCTAAGATTGTCTTCACGAATCAATGGAGACTCCTCTCCGAACGGCCATTTATGCCTTCGAAGACGAAGATCATGGCTTGTAGATTTAACTATCGACCTCCTCCAGCGATCCTTGCTTTTGAATTCGGGGGAGAGGAGGATCATTCGAAGTTGTCCACGATACGAGAACTTGAAATCTGAATCGTCTATCAATGAACGCCACTGTTTACATACGCACTGGCATCGAATCACACACTTCACCGGCAACTGCAAAAGTATATGTCGAATGATGTCCTGAGGTAGGTTTGACAATGAAGCTGAAGCTTCCATGTCGTGAGAATAAGAGGTTGAACAGGAAGAGGCGTGATGGAAGTAGGGTTTGTGAGACTCCTTTTATATGGCCAGGTCACGGAATAAAATTTCCCACAACtcctaaaaattaaataaaattggtggcttaattttttaaaattaatcatagcattatattttagggaaaatggccAAATTGACCCTAAACATTAcatcaaaagtcaattaggcctctaaacttttaaaatgttcaattaaACCCATGAACACGTCAAATTTAGTCAAATACATCAATTTTAATGGTAACTAACAGGTTACCGGTTAAAAATAACTAGAAAACATCACGGTCCGCCTTCTCCAACGACTTGCCGGAAAAAGCGAACAAAAGGTTGCCTTCTCccaggagaaggcgaccagtttCTGGTCACCCTCTATTTGACCCGGGTTTAGTTGaaccttttaaaagtttaggggcttaattgacttttggagTAATGTTTAGAGGTatatttgacctttttccctATATTTTATGCTTGGTtgtcaaattataattttatgtaatatctgttcataactactttttcgcATCCATGAAGCTTGAACCCACTCACTTCTATATGGGAGTgtaaccgggtgtcactagaccaatACAGGTGTAATTCGTATCCGTAAATAGTATAAATTGTAATAgtatcatataattaattagtcaTCATCAATTTGTGCTGTGTGTATTTAGTTTTTATTCTTACGGATGGGTATTTTGGATACAAAGATTTGGATACAAAGATAAACAGTACTTACTTAAAAATGAcgctattatatttttagattgaTTTTCTTGGATAGAAATCTAGACAATGCTAAGCAAGTTCTTACTGCACATTAAAAATGATATTCATGGATGATTCAATCTATTTTTgaaggagaagagaatatttgtTAGAGTTTATAGTCTCCGTGATGTGAGAATTCGCATtgttaataattgaaataaatactTATAGTATTCAAAGTTTATCAATTTGTCATCATTTATAAGTAATGCTAGAAacttatatatatgaattttttgatccaaaataattttatcaataaGAATAAGAACTAATTACATAACAACCGGTATGTTTGAGAATGGAGTTGAAGCTTAGCTTTCATGTCGTGCGATATGATAGATCGAATAAGAAGCTGAAGGCGTATTGGAAGTAAATACACTTATGcctaaatagtaaatacacaCACTtttgtattaatctataataataTCTGATTGCTCAACATTGAACTTTCCTCCAAAGAAAGGCCATTCGTGCTAGAAAATTAGGAAatattggaaaatcaacatactATTTAGCTTCTTTAGGAATAAACTTACGGGAATAAATTTAGGAATAACTCCCAACCCAACTATCAAGCTTCCTTTCTTGTGCCTTAGTTCGGGAGTAGGCAAGATTCTGAATTCATTATGcacaaatcaaaatatacaattctATTGCTTGACCAGAAATTCCAATTACAATTCAAATGCCAATCTGTTATGTCACTTACCCGCCAGTGAAATGTATTACGAATTCCAATCTAGTCGTCACTCTTTGTGGTTGAAGTTGGCAGAGATGGAGGGAGGGCACGTATTACTTAATTAATCATATGTTGCTGCAAGGGCAAGCAAGCAAGACTCTCAACATAGAAACACATACTAACACAGCTTATACGACGACCTGAGTCGTTCTTTGCGAAATTCATCAGCAATCCTGATCTCAGTTCATCTTCTTTCCGATCATAAACATATACTTTCCCCAAAAAATAACCCATTGTACTTAAGAATACTACTTCTTGTGCATTGTTTTTCTGAGAATAAAACGTTAAACTAAATCTACTCATAGAAGTATATGGAAGTTGTGGCATTTGGATCGCAAATGCAGTCATCCATGATTCTTGTATGCCATATTCCTTCATAATCAATACTTGCAACGTTGTGGTTGTGGTTTTGAGTTTTTCCTGTTTGTTAACCATGCATGCCAAGGATAAACAGTCATCTATAACCCCCAACCCGACTATGGAGAAATTTTGTCCCCGTTCGGGAGTGGACAAGATTTTGAATTCATCACGCACAGGATCAAAATATAGGATCTTATTCCTACCGCTCCCCGAAAAATGGGGATCTTTGATGTCATTTGCCCACCAATGAAATGTATTGCGAAACTCCAAACCACCTCTAGCATAATTCAAGCTAAAAGGGAACTGCACTGGTCGCCACTCTTTGTGGTTGAGGCTTGCAGAGATAACAAATCGATCACCAAATACAAGACCCGGCCTTATTGATAGGACGACCTTGTAATCTCTAGTGCACGAGTCGTAACATAGCCCTCCAAGGATAACCAACACCTCCGGATATGGAAACTCGAGCACTTTCCTCAAACACCTGGTGGACGGGTTCCACAAAAAAATATCTCTATCTCTCACAGCCATCAGAAGCACAAATCCGTTGCAAGAACACAAAGATCTAACAGGGTATTCGTCGCTTGCACGAATCAATGGATAATCAGCCTCTCCGAACGGCAATTCATGCCTTTGAAGACGAGAATCATGGCTTGTGGATCTAACTAAGAATTTGGAATTCCAGTTATAATCCTGGCTTTCGGATCCGAGCGAGAGGAAGATCACTCTTCGTTCTCCACGATACGAGAGCTTGAAATCTGAGTCGTCTATCAACGAACGCCACTGTTTACATACGCATTGGCACCGGATCACAGCCTTCATCGGCAACTGCAAAAGTATATGCAGAATGATTTCATTAGGTATGTTTGGCAATGAAGCTGAAGCTTCCATGTCGTGCGAATAAGAAAGAAGCTGAAGAGCACGAGGCGTATTGGAAGTAGGGTTTGTGAGGCTCTTAACTTTTTATAGGGCAATGGAGTAAATTTTTACCACAAGATCTAAAATCTGTGGCTTAGgttttttgaaattaattattgtattttatgcCAGATTGCCAGGCAGGCaaattaattatagttttaatTCATGCATGTATAATTTGTATCCCTAAATTACAATTCGCTTTATAACTCAAAACTTAAAATTGATTGATGCATGGTTACTTATGATAGAAAGtataaattgtaatactttgaTGAAATGACATACTTATGAAAAAGGAAACTCGACCCGGTTTCACGGAAGAGATGTATCAATGGTGACATAGTGGAATTTAGCTTGGCATCACTGGGGAAGACccacattatattattgtttccactactaaatttatttttccttcaacttatttatattttactaattttttgaTCGATAATGTTTGTTTGTCGGCGACCGCCCAAAGATTACAAAATCGTCGAACATGACTAATTCTCTCGTTCAATTGTAGGCACTTCTTTAGATGGGACAATTGATTTGGAGATTTAAGGCTGTTCCATATCGAATGCCAAAGATCGAACCCTTGACAATTGGTTTGCTAGGCGAACCCCGCTAAGGACCAAAAAAGTAAACATATGAATCAATTGACACacattttatgattatttttactaaatttttaaGGTAGGTTTCACTAGGAAATTCCAGCCTTAATGATGTAGAAAACTAGAAATTCCAATGTAGAAAATTCTCAGATTTAGAAAAATCCCAATGTCAACGACACGCCAAGCACATCTTgtattaatatactttcaaatacttatttaaaaataaacatttaggCATTAACCTATTCACGTAATATGCATGTAAAACTAGTATTGTTAATAAGCTAAGAATCAACTTAAAATATAAACAACAAAGTAAATTTatataagataaaaaaaattagacattTCGAGTTATGATGAACTGTGACTGTTGACAACAAATCAACACACTAATTAGCTAGATTCTAGCAATTAATTCCAAATAGTTTCAACTAACTATTCATTAGGGCAcgtattaataaaaattaatcatatgTGGCTGCAGGGCAAGGAAGCAAGACTCTCAACATAGAAACACAAACAAAGACAGCGTATACGACCTGAGTCGTCCTTTAGGAAATCCATTAGCACTTCCCTCAGTTCATCTTTTTTTCGATCATAAACATATACTTGCCCCCAGAAGCAACACAAGGTACGCATGAATAATACTTCTTCTGCATTGTTTCTCTGAGAATAGAATGTTATGCCATAACCCTCACAATAATGTGGATATCGAGTCGTTTGTGGATATTGAGGCATTTGGATAGCAAATGCAGTCATCCATGATTCTTGTATGCCATATTCCTTCATGATTAATATTTGCAtcgtttttaatttttcttgtgtGTAAAACATGCATGCCATGGATAAACAGTCATCTATAACCCCCAACCCAACTATGGAGACATTTTGTCTCAGTTCGGGGGTGGGTAAGACTCTAAATTCATCACACACAGGATCAAAATACAGGATCCTATTCCTATCGCCTCCCGAGATGAAATCACAATCATAATCCCAATCTTTGATGTCACTTGCCCACCAGTAAAATGTATTGCGAAACTCCACATTGCCATTAGCAGAATTCAAGTTATAAGGGAACTGCACTGGTCGCCACTCTTTGTGGTTGAGGCTTGCAAAGATGACAAATGGATAGCCAAATTCACGATCCGGCCCTATTAGGGGGCGAATTAATATGACGGCCTTGTAATCTCTAGTGCAGGAGACATAGCATAGCCCTCCAAGGATAACAATATTTGACTCTTTCGGATATGGCAACTGGAGCACTTTCGTCAAACACCTGGTGAACGGGTTCCACAACAAAATATATCTCTCAGCTATCAGAAGCAGAAGCACAAACCCATTGCAAGAACACAAAGATCTAACAGGAAATTCGTTGCTTGCACGAATCAATGGATAAGCAGCCTCTCCGAACGGCAATTTATGCCTTTGAAAACAAGAACCATGGCTTGTGGATCTAACTAAGAATCTGGAATTCCAGTTATAATCCTGGTTTTTGGGTTCGTGGGATACGATGATCACTCGTCGTTTTCCACGATACGAGAGCTTGAAATCTGAGTCGTCTATCCACGAACGCCACTGTTTACATACGCACTGGCACCGGATCACAGCCTTCATCGGCAACTGCAAAAGTATATGCCGAATGATTTCATTATGTATGTTTGAGAATGGAGTTGAAGCTTCCATGTCGTATCGAATAAGAAGCTGAAGGCGTATTGGAAGTAGCTAGGGTTTAATTATGtttgtgggcaaattataccgtgcatcacggtgcacatagcaatgtacaccacgtacctaa contains these protein-coding regions:
- the LOC116017713 gene encoding F-box/kelch-repeat protein At3g23880-like, translating into MEASTPFSNIHNEIIRHILLQLPMKAVIRCQCVCKQWRSWIDDSDFKLSYRGKRRVIIVSHEPKNQDYNWNSRFLVRSTSHGSCFQRHKLPFGEAAYPLIRASNEFPVRSLCSCNGFVLLLLIAERYILLWNPFTRCLTKVLQLPYPKESNIVILGGLCYVSCTRDYKAVILIRPLIGPDREFGYPFVIFASLNHKEWRPVQFPYNLNSANGNVEFRNTFYWWASDIKDWDYDCDFISGGDRNRILYFDPVCDEFRVLPTPELRQNVSIVGLGVIDDCLSMACMFYTQEKLKTMQILIMKEYGIQESWMTAFAIQMPQYPQTTRYPHYCEGYGITFYSQRNNAEEVLFMRTLCCFWGQVYVYDRKKDELREVLMDFLKDDSGRIRCLCLCFYVESLASLPCSHI
- the LOC116017693 gene encoding F-box/kelch-repeat protein At3g23880-like, which encodes MEASTPFSNIPNEIIPHILLQLPMKAVIRCQCVCKQWRSLIDDSDFKLSYCGQRRVIILSLDSKSQDYNWNFRFLLVRSTSHDSGLQRHELPFGEAAYPLINRASDEYPVSSLCSCNGIVLLMAKRDILLWNPSTRCSTKVLESPYPEKSNSVLLGGLCYDSCTRDYKAVLSIRPLIGPGPLDREFGNPFVISTSLNHEEWRPVQFPYNLDSTRGGVEFHNTFHWWASDIENWHSNMDYFSGGNRNRIVYFDPVCDEFKILPTPELRQNFPIVGLGVIDDCLSIACTVHKQKNSIPITIQVLIMKEYGIQESWMTAFAVQINTQYPYTIASYGLTFYSQKNNAQEVLFLHAMNWSEGKVYVYDRKKDELREVPLDFPKNDSGRRGIWCVSMCFYVESLASLPLQPHMIN
- the LOC116017709 gene encoding F-box/kelch-repeat protein At3g23880-like encodes the protein MEASASLPNIPNEIILHILLQLPMKAVIRCQCVCKQWRSLIDDSDFKLSYRGERRVIFLSLGSESQDYNWNSKFLVRSTSHDSRLQRHELPFGEADYPLIRASDEYPVRSLCSCNGFVLLMAVRDRDIFLWNPSTRCLRKVLEFPYPEVLVILGGLCYDSCTRDYKVVLSIRPGLVFGDRFVISASLNHKEWRPVQFPFSLNYARGGLEFRNTFHWWANDIKDPHFSGSGRNKILYFDPVRDEFKILSTPERGQNFSIVGLGVIDDCLSLACMVNKQEKLKTTTTTLQVLIMKEYGIQESWMTAFAIQMPQLPYTSMSRFSLTFYSQKNNAQEVVFLSTMGYFLGKVYVYDRKEDELRSGLLMNFAKNDSGRRISCVSMCFYVESLACLPLQQHMIN
- the LOC116017703 gene encoding F-box/kelch-repeat protein At3g23880-like, with product MEASASLSNLPQDIIRHILLQLPVKCVIRCQCVCKQWRSLIDDSDFKFSYRGQLRMILLSPEFKSKDRWRRSIVKSTSHDLRLRRHKWPFGEESPLIREDNLRVLCSCNGLVLLLRVGTEDIWLWNPSTKCSTKVLESPYPEEFNHIYLGGLCYDSCTSDYKVVLLIHPIGFDPFEFGYPFYPFFISASFKHKKWRQVQFPCNSKSVRAGLEFRNTFHWWASDMKDWDWYKNYSSDRNKIVYFDPAHDEFRILPLPTPELSKNFSIFGLGVIDDCLCMAACLVHDEEEEPKIKTIWIMKEYGRQESWMIAFTMQMPELGDIYGSYGLTFYSQKKNFNFKTLNINFAFFIGFEALNIYEDQRRILFG